In Puntigrus tetrazona isolate hp1 chromosome 18, ASM1883169v1, whole genome shotgun sequence, one genomic interval encodes:
- the LOC122323181 gene encoding cholinesterase-like isoform X1: MRTCGRVTNRRSLEDIIMGIHIKASLPILALLFLKHAAGQDELIVSTDKGKVRGLRLPLSGGSGYVAAFLGIPYAKPPLDQLRFRQPEPADVWNEIRDATQYSNSCFQYPDTLYPGFPGAEMWNPNTKISEDCLYLNVWTPSSSSDLQNRAKPLVPVMVWIYGGGFSTGTASLDVYDGRFLSHSQQVVVVSMNYRVGALGFLSLPESESIKGNAGLFDQRLALSWVSRNIAAFGGDQSSVTLFGESAGAGSVGHHLLSQGSHGLFTRAILQSGSPNAVWAAVEPTQAWNHSLTLAQLLNCPLGPSADEMEACLRAVEPEKIVSLQFEVIPDPMMISVPFPPTVDGEFLTDMPSVLIQSGDFLKTELLLGLNKDEGTYFLVYGAPGFGIHNQSLISRDQFLAGVSLGLPGFSDLAREAAVLQYTDWTDEQSKPKNREALGLLVGDRYFSCPLLDFARRFVENGGSARLFLFNHRSTFNPWPEWMGVMHGDEIPFVFGIPLNQTFEFSKEEEALSRRIMEHWSNFARSGDPSVEGADWPPFTLEHQQYVTLNTGLSQTLRMLRAQQCKFWDSFLPKLQYVTVSIDEVEFQWKSQFNRWRSYMLDWKNQFNDYASVRKQQCEDL; the protein is encoded by the exons ATGAGGACCTGTGGGAGAGTCACAAACAGACGCAG CCTCGAAGACATCATCATGGGCATTCACATCAAAGCTTCTTTGCCAATCTTGGCTCTGTTGTTCTTAAAACATGCAGCAGGGCAAGATGAACTGATCGTCTCCACTGACAAAGGCAAAGTTAGAGGACTGAGGCTTCCTTTGTCGGGTGGTTCAGGGTATGTGGCGGCCTTCCTTGGGATTCCCTATGCCAAACCTCCATTGGACCAGCTTCGCTTCAGACAACCAGAGCCTGCTGATGTGTGGAATGAGATACGAGATGCCACTCAGTACTCCAATTCATGCTTTCAGTATCCAGATACATTGTACCCAGGATTCCCTGGAGCTGAGATGTGGAATCCCAACACGAAAATTAGTGAAGACTGCCTGTACCTCAATGTTTGGACTCCTTCATCTTCATCTGACCTCCAGAACCGAGCCAAACCCTTAGTCCCAGTTATGGTGTGGATCTATGGTGGAGGCTTTTCCACAGGTACGGCATCCCTGGATGTGTATGATGGCCGTTTCCTCAGCCATTCGCAACAAGTCGTGGTGGTATCCATGAACTACCGCGTAGGAGCATTGGGCTTCCTGTCTTTACCAGAAAGTGAGAGCATTAAAGGTAATGCTGGTCTATTTGACCAGCGCCTGGCTCTCAGTTGGGTGTCAAGGAACATTGCTGCGTTTGGGGGTGATCAGTCTTCTGTAACATTGTTTGGGGAGAGTGCTGGTGCTGGCTCCGTGGGACACCATTTGCTTTCACAAGGCAGCCACGGACTATTCACCCGTGCAattctccagagtggcagtcCCAATGCTGTGTGGGCGGCAGTGGAGCCAACTCAGGCCTGGAACCATTCCTTGACTCTGGCTCAGCTTCTGAACTGCCCACTTGGACCATCTGCTGATGAAATGGAGGCTTGCTTAAGGGCAGTTGAACCTGAAAAGATAGTCAGTCTTCAATTTGAAGTCATTCCTGATCCTATGATGATAAGTGTGCCATTTCCGCCAACAGTGGACGGAGAATTTCTCACAGACATGCCAAGTGTTTTAATCCAGTCGGGGGATTTTCTTAAAACTGAACTGCTTTTGGGATTGAACAAGGATGAGGGGACGTACTTTCTTGTTTATGGCGCACCTGGATTTGGCATCCATAACCAGAGTCTTATCAGTCGAGACCAGTTCCTCGCAGGTGTATCCTTGGGCCTCCCTGGTTTCAGTGACCTAGCCAGAGAGGCGGCAGTACTTCAGTATACCGATTGGACAGATGAGCAAAGCAAGCCAAAAAACAGAGAGGCCCTAGGCTTGTTGGTGGGTGACCGCTATTTCTCATGCCCCTTACTGGATTTTGCCCGTAGGTTTGTAGAGAATGGCGGCAGTGCCCGATTGTTCCTCTTTAACCATCGTTCCACCTTCAACCCCTGGCCTGAGTGGATGGGTGTAATGCACGGAGATGAGATCCCGTTTGTTTTTGGGATTCCTTTGAATCAGACGTTTGAATTCTCGAAGGAGGAGGAGGCCCTGAGCAGGAGGATCATGGAGCACTGGAGCAACTTTGCTAGAAGTGG GGATCCGAGCGTGGAGGGAGCAGATTGGCCGCCGTTCACGCTGGAACATCAGCAGTATGTCACGCTTAACACTGGCCTGTCACAAACACTCCGGATGCTCCGAGCCCAGCAGTGCAAGTTCTGGGATAGTTTCCTGCCAAAACTGCAGTATGTCACAG
- the LOC122323181 gene encoding cholinesterase-like isoform X2, with the protein MGIHIKASLPILALLFLKHAAGQDELIVSTDKGKVRGLRLPLSGGSGYVAAFLGIPYAKPPLDQLRFRQPEPADVWNEIRDATQYSNSCFQYPDTLYPGFPGAEMWNPNTKISEDCLYLNVWTPSSSSDLQNRAKPLVPVMVWIYGGGFSTGTASLDVYDGRFLSHSQQVVVVSMNYRVGALGFLSLPESESIKGNAGLFDQRLALSWVSRNIAAFGGDQSSVTLFGESAGAGSVGHHLLSQGSHGLFTRAILQSGSPNAVWAAVEPTQAWNHSLTLAQLLNCPLGPSADEMEACLRAVEPEKIVSLQFEVIPDPMMISVPFPPTVDGEFLTDMPSVLIQSGDFLKTELLLGLNKDEGTYFLVYGAPGFGIHNQSLISRDQFLAGVSLGLPGFSDLAREAAVLQYTDWTDEQSKPKNREALGLLVGDRYFSCPLLDFARRFVENGGSARLFLFNHRSTFNPWPEWMGVMHGDEIPFVFGIPLNQTFEFSKEEEALSRRIMEHWSNFARSGDPSVEGADWPPFTLEHQQYVTLNTGLSQTLRMLRAQQCKFWDSFLPKLQYVTVSIDEVEFQWKSQFNRWRSYMLDWKNQFNDYASVRKQQCEDL; encoded by the exons ATGGGCATTCACATCAAAGCTTCTTTGCCAATCTTGGCTCTGTTGTTCTTAAAACATGCAGCAGGGCAAGATGAACTGATCGTCTCCACTGACAAAGGCAAAGTTAGAGGACTGAGGCTTCCTTTGTCGGGTGGTTCAGGGTATGTGGCGGCCTTCCTTGGGATTCCCTATGCCAAACCTCCATTGGACCAGCTTCGCTTCAGACAACCAGAGCCTGCTGATGTGTGGAATGAGATACGAGATGCCACTCAGTACTCCAATTCATGCTTTCAGTATCCAGATACATTGTACCCAGGATTCCCTGGAGCTGAGATGTGGAATCCCAACACGAAAATTAGTGAAGACTGCCTGTACCTCAATGTTTGGACTCCTTCATCTTCATCTGACCTCCAGAACCGAGCCAAACCCTTAGTCCCAGTTATGGTGTGGATCTATGGTGGAGGCTTTTCCACAGGTACGGCATCCCTGGATGTGTATGATGGCCGTTTCCTCAGCCATTCGCAACAAGTCGTGGTGGTATCCATGAACTACCGCGTAGGAGCATTGGGCTTCCTGTCTTTACCAGAAAGTGAGAGCATTAAAGGTAATGCTGGTCTATTTGACCAGCGCCTGGCTCTCAGTTGGGTGTCAAGGAACATTGCTGCGTTTGGGGGTGATCAGTCTTCTGTAACATTGTTTGGGGAGAGTGCTGGTGCTGGCTCCGTGGGACACCATTTGCTTTCACAAGGCAGCCACGGACTATTCACCCGTGCAattctccagagtggcagtcCCAATGCTGTGTGGGCGGCAGTGGAGCCAACTCAGGCCTGGAACCATTCCTTGACTCTGGCTCAGCTTCTGAACTGCCCACTTGGACCATCTGCTGATGAAATGGAGGCTTGCTTAAGGGCAGTTGAACCTGAAAAGATAGTCAGTCTTCAATTTGAAGTCATTCCTGATCCTATGATGATAAGTGTGCCATTTCCGCCAACAGTGGACGGAGAATTTCTCACAGACATGCCAAGTGTTTTAATCCAGTCGGGGGATTTTCTTAAAACTGAACTGCTTTTGGGATTGAACAAGGATGAGGGGACGTACTTTCTTGTTTATGGCGCACCTGGATTTGGCATCCATAACCAGAGTCTTATCAGTCGAGACCAGTTCCTCGCAGGTGTATCCTTGGGCCTCCCTGGTTTCAGTGACCTAGCCAGAGAGGCGGCAGTACTTCAGTATACCGATTGGACAGATGAGCAAAGCAAGCCAAAAAACAGAGAGGCCCTAGGCTTGTTGGTGGGTGACCGCTATTTCTCATGCCCCTTACTGGATTTTGCCCGTAGGTTTGTAGAGAATGGCGGCAGTGCCCGATTGTTCCTCTTTAACCATCGTTCCACCTTCAACCCCTGGCCTGAGTGGATGGGTGTAATGCACGGAGATGAGATCCCGTTTGTTTTTGGGATTCCTTTGAATCAGACGTTTGAATTCTCGAAGGAGGAGGAGGCCCTGAGCAGGAGGATCATGGAGCACTGGAGCAACTTTGCTAGAAGTGG GGATCCGAGCGTGGAGGGAGCAGATTGGCCGCCGTTCACGCTGGAACATCAGCAGTATGTCACGCTTAACACTGGCCTGTCACAAACACTCCGGATGCTCCGAGCCCAGCAGTGCAAGTTCTGGGATAGTTTCCTGCCAAAACTGCAGTATGTCACAG